AGTTTTGGGCATACAAGCTTTCCTAAACAAACCACCAGAGCAACACCCTAAGATGTAATTATTAATCAAATATTATCCACAAAGCCAATTATCAATGCTCATAAATCGAGCTCATACCGCTTTGACACTACCTTTATCTGTGAATCAACTGCTCACCAGCAGAAGACCCGAACTTGTATGACTGTTACGGTAGGAATTCTGTCAGCTTCAGGGAGATGTTCTATAGGCGAACGAAATAGTCGATTCGGGAGTGGCAAAATAGCCCAGGAATGCAAGCCATTCAAGTCAATGACATACAGGTATCGAAGTGCTGTTCGCTTCACACTCAAATCAATTCCCGGAGCATGGATTAGGCCTGATCGCTGAGCAGCTGGCTGTAGCAAAGCGAAGGATCGGCCTAACGCTATAAAATCTGCAGCTCAAACACTGAACAGTGTTCTGGCGAAACGAATGAATACTGTTGTCGATATTCGAATGCTGATGGGATCCAAGCTTCCCAAGGAGGTACTTTTCGGAAGTAGTGGATCTGCTCGAATTGCGACCACCATGTCGCTATTGAAAACTAAAATGAGCAATCGACTCCTAATATCGTCATCACGAACCGTCGGAACTGGCAAGGGGAGACAAGCTGCATCACAAGTCATAGTGATCGACCACAAAATAGCCATCACTGACGGCTTTAAATGGTCGTAGGCTGTAGCAAACACCAATAATGAAAGCTGCAGAAGTTCACTCAACCAAGTTGACGGTTCACTTGACACGCAAGATGAACCAAATATATGAAGTGCTGAGATGGATAGTTCAAAAAGGATTCGTAATAAACTTAAGAGGTAACAGGCCAAGTGTAGATGTGGAATAAAAAGAACCTGAGAAAGCCAAAACATAACTCCAAGTTCTGAAAAGGGCTCGCAGTAAATGGCATGTTTTGCCAAACTTCATCGAAGGCAAAAGATCAAACGCCAAACGAACGCATCAAGAAGTCAAGAAGCAATCAGACAATCACTTATTGTTATAGAAAAAGTGAGACTTTAAAAAGCTAAGACTCTGCCACTAGAAAAATGGAAACATTTCAGGCAAATAGTTTTGCTCTCGGACTCCTGGCAACAATTGAAAAATGTTCAGCGACCATGAAAGAGCCTTACAAATTTTCAAAGAATCAATCATACACTCATGAGCCCAACCCTCTAGAAGCAGATAAAATATCAGTGGATTAGCAAAAATCAGCAGCAGATATTGAGCTCGAATCCACAGGAGACCTGTAACTGAAGGTGGTCAGCATGCATTTTCCAGAAGCTGGATTAAGTAATTTCCATAACCACTCTTTTTCAAAGGTTCAGCCAAAGCCTTTAGCTGATCAGCAGAAATCCAGCCATGCCTCAAGGCCACCATTTCAGGGCACACCTCACTAATCATATGACAATAAGCTTCATCACAAGTTCGCAATGATCGATAGCAAAACAGTCATTACCGGCATTTTTAACTTGTATCAGATGGCCGCTCACACCAACGACGGAACAGTGCTGTTCATTGGCTCACCCAAGCTCGGTGCTCTCTGCACCCAAGGTATGGATCGCATGTGGCGCGATGCCGAGCTAAGGATCAGGCCATCAACACATCGAAGTTTGGAACGGCAGCGAGTCAGATGCGGAATTGGACAAATGAGGGACTCAGAGCGGCTTCCGAGGTGTCTTAGCATGCAGCAGAAAAATGGCTCAGACGATGTAAATTGCTCTTCAAATAAGGGGTGGTGGAAGCCGTAAATGAATCTAAAGACTGTTCGAGAGCTTTCATCCACTGGTTGCCATCAGGAGTGCCTAAACGCTTGCCAACAACTTCTCCAGAGCGAGCCCGAGAATTCTCTAGGATGGAAGTTCGCGGGGAAATCATTGCTCGCTCTAGAGCAATTCGAAAAAGCACAGCAATGCCTGGTTAAAGCTTATCAACTTGACGGCAGCGATCCAGAAACAGCTAAAGATATTGGTAGCATATTCTTGCGTCTAGGCAATCAGAATACCGCACTTGCATGGTACGAACAAGCGTTAGAAATAGATAATGACTATGCACCCGCACTTAATAATATCGCTAATATAAAGAGAGATTTAGGCAGCAATCATGAGGCAATTGATATGTACAAAAGGGCTATAGAGATTGACCCAAAACTAATACAGGCGTACAAAGGAGCAGCGATAAGCTTTGTTGTACTTGGAGATCTAGATCATGCCGCATCATTCGCAAAACAAGCCTTGGCAATCAATGCAAGTACCCCAGGAATAAACGAAATCCTGGGCATCGTCTTCCAAAATAAAAGTAATCCCGGTCAAGCCTTTGAGTACTATCAGAAAGAATTAGAAATCAATCCCAAAGCTAGTAACTCACTTCTCAATTTAGGAGCTTTATTACTACAAAAAGGTCAGTTTGCAGCAGCGGTGGAATCGCTCTCAAAAGCATCAACCCTTGCGCCAAGTGAGCACTGTTTTCTTCTTTTAGCGCAGGCATATCAAAACCTAGGAAAATTCAAAGAAGCAATTGCAGAATATAAAAAACTAGATATCGGCCGAGCTAAGAACAAGATGATTCCATTCAATCTTGGACTCTGCTTGCTCAAGACTGGCAACAACATTGATGCCATAGAAGTATTCCAAATTGCAGTTCAGCTAGATAAGTCATTTACTCCCGCTTGGGGAAATATAGGGACTGCGCTTATGAATGAAGGGAGGCATCAAGAAGCCCTAACAACAATACAAAAAGTTCTCGATCTAGACCCTGGTGATCCAACGGTCCACATGATTCTGGGCGGGATCTGCAAAGAGCTCGGTCAACTCGATCAAGCGCTTGCAGCAACGCTGAAGTCCCTCGAGCTCAAGCCTGATAACTCCGATGCACTTATGAACCTGGGCGGTATCTACAAAGAGTTCGGTCAACTCGATCAAGCGCTTACAGCAACGCTGAAGTCCCTCGAGCTCCAGGCTGATAACCCCGATGCCCTCATGACCCTGGGTGGGATCTACAAAGAGCTCGGTCAGCTCGATCAAGCGCTTGCAGCAACGCTGAAGTCCCTCGTGCTCAAGCCTGATAACCCCACGGTCTACATGAACCTAGGCGGAATCTATAAAGAGTTCGGCCAGCTCGATCAAGCCCTTGCAGCAACGCTGAAGTCCCTCGAGCTCAAGCCTGATATCCCCGATGCTCTCATGAACTTGGGCGGGATCTATAAAGAACTTGGTAATTTCAAAGAGGCCAATAAAGCAATCGGGCGAAGTTTTGACTCCAAAAAGCTAACATTGTCCCTAGCAATTCAAGGCTTTGAATATTACGACTCAAGCAATCAGACAGAAAAACTTAAGCAAGCGATAGAAAACGCCAACAAATTGTTTGGGAGCCACAACACTGCATCCGCTATTTACAATGCTAGATTATTGTTTCATGATAAAGAGTACAAAGCTAGCCTAGAAGCTCTTGAGGCAATTGACGTGACAAGCCTCGTTAGCGCTTACTCGTCAATTAGATATTATTTTTTTAGAGGCTTGACAGAGGAAAAGCTTGGTTTACATGAACAAGCTTTCAATCATTTTATACTTGCACAAAAAGACGAAAGATACAGAAATATAACTCCTACAAGTTCATGGGACAGCATTAAGTCTTACAAAACCTTGGCAGTAAAAATAAAACCAATCTTGGCAGCCTGCCCTTATCCGATCAACAGTCCAGTCTTTTTAATAGGCTTCCCACGATCAGGAACTACGCTTTTGGATACAGTGCTTAGGAGTCACCCCTCAGTAGAAGTTGTAGAAGAGAAAGACCAGCTTGCTATTGCTGAAAAGATGGCAATAAGAGAGTTCGGGAAGAAAATAGAGGACTTTGCTGATCTAGAGAAAGCACAACTAGAGAGACTTAGGCGCGAATACTTGAAACGGCTGCATTCACAAGTCAAAGATCCAGTAAAAACAATCATTGACAAGCTTCCTCTAAATATCGTGAAGACTCCCCTAGTTAAGATTTTATTTCCAAATGCAAAGATGATTCTTGCAATTAGACATCCTTGCGACTCAGTATTGTCTTGCTTTCAACAAACATTTGAACCTAACCCTTCAATGGCGAATTTCAATTCCTTGGAGGGATCGATTATTTTTTATAGCAAAGTCATGACAGCATGGAACAAATATTGCAATAGTTTTCCCATTGATCACCACATAATAAGGTACGAAGACTTAGTAGAAGATTTC
Above is a window of Synechococcus sp. BIOS-E4-1 DNA encoding:
- a CDS encoding tetratricopeptide repeat-containing sulfotransferase family protein, whose translation is MLALEQFEKAQQCLVKAYQLDGSDPETAKDIGSIFLRLGNQNTALAWYEQALEIDNDYAPALNNIANIKRDLGSNHEAIDMYKRAIEIDPKLIQAYKGAAISFVVLGDLDHAASFAKQALAINASTPGINEILGIVFQNKSNPGQAFEYYQKELEINPKASNSLLNLGALLLQKGQFAAAVESLSKASTLAPSEHCFLLLAQAYQNLGKFKEAIAEYKKLDIGRAKNKMIPFNLGLCLLKTGNNIDAIEVFQIAVQLDKSFTPAWGNIGTALMNEGRHQEALTTIQKVLDLDPGDPTVHMILGGICKELGQLDQALAATLKSLELKPDNSDALMNLGGIYKEFGQLDQALTATLKSLELQADNPDALMTLGGIYKELGQLDQALAATLKSLVLKPDNPTVYMNLGGIYKEFGQLDQALAATLKSLELKPDIPDALMNLGGIYKELGNFKEANKAIGRSFDSKKLTLSLAIQGFEYYDSSNQTEKLKQAIENANKLFGSHNTASAIYNARLLFHDKEYKASLEALEAIDVTSLVSAYSSIRYYFFRGLTEEKLGLHEQAFNHFILAQKDERYRNITPTSSWDSIKSYKTLAVKIKPILAACPYPINSPVFLIGFPRSGTTLLDTVLRSHPSVEVVEEKDQLAIAEKMAIREFGKKIEDFADLEKAQLERLRREYLKRLHSQVKDPVKTIIDKLPLNIVKTPLVKILFPNAKMILAIRHPCDSVLSCFQQTFEPNPSMANFNSLEGSIIFYSKVMTAWNKYCNSFPIDHHIIRYEDLVEDFNGSMTKVLDYLDIEWNDSIKDYRRTALKRGSFNTPSATQVAQPLYRTSIGKWRNYRGHFEEYFPLLNPWIKQWRYT